The following proteins are encoded in a genomic region of Brachypodium distachyon strain Bd21 chromosome 1, Brachypodium_distachyon_v3.0, whole genome shotgun sequence:
- the LOC100839491 gene encoding homeobox-leucine zipper protein HOX14, whose product MDKQELFASSYMGTSFLGANGTAAVQGERPRARRRRRRAAAARCEDVDGGLLLDPKKRRLSDEQVEMLELSFREERKLETGRKVHLAAELGLDPKQVAVWFQNRRARHKSKLLEEEFAKLKHAHDAAILHKCHLENEVLRLKERLGVIEEEVTRLRSAGSCHATSGDGAGHHGSPSSSFSTGTCHHQQQPGFTGGADVMLGNDDLMMYVPDAEYGGAYADTSVAEWFSLYGLM is encoded by the exons ATGGACAAGCAGGAGCTCTTCGCCTCATCCTACATGGGCACTTCATTCCTCGGAGCCAACG gcacggcggcggtgcaAGGGGAGAGGCCAAGAGCGCGGCGCAGGAGGCggagggcagcagcagcaaggtgCGAGGATGTTGACGGAGGGTTGTTATTGGACCCGAAGAAGCGTCGGCTGAGCGACGAGCAGGTGGAGATGCTGGAGCTGAGCTTCCGGGAGGAGCGGAAGCTCGAGACCGGGCGCAAGGTgcacctcgccgccgagctcggGCTCGACCCCAAGCAGGTCGCCGTGTGGTTCCAGAACCGCCGCGCCCGGCACAAGAGCAAGCTCCTCGAGGAGGAGTTCGCCAAGCTCAAGCACGCCCACGACGCCGCCATCCTCCACAAATGCCACCTCGAGAACGAG GTGCTGAGGCTGAAGGAGAGGCTGGGGGTGATCGAGGAGGAGGTCACGCGGCTCAGATCAGCGGGGAGCTGCCACGCGAcgtccggcgacggcgccggccaccACGGGAGCCCCAGCTCGTCCTTCTCCACGGGCACctgccaccaccagcagcagccgggtttcaccggcggcgcggacgtGATGCTGGGGAACGACGACCTGATGATGTACGTTCCTGACGCCGAGTACGGTGGCGCCTACGCCGATACTAGCGTGGCCGAGTGGTTTAGCCTGTATGGACTCATGTAA
- the LOC100839795 gene encoding protein indeterminate-domain 1, which translates to MVDKGELRKAGELMGTAAAPDRAEMPPNPTEPPAPAPAKKKRNLPGTPDPDAEVIALSPGTLMATNRFVCEVCGKGFQRDQNLQLHRRGHNLPWRLRQRGPGAAPPRRRVYVCPEPGCVHHSPARALGDLTGIKKHFCRKHGEKRWACPRCGKRYAVQADLKAHAKTCGTREYRCDCGTLFTRRDSFVTHRAFCGALVEETGRALTVPAPPSPRPPDLVEVEENVVKDKEKGEENVDRDKETEDEEKGGEEDNGTSAVAEVDEPQCVEAATEEPQRSPSPPSPPPQEQQPVAVVPNVDETEVVAESIMDVKQEEEDKGDEDVCFHEADQYDGTELEDSNLPDKDNDTPMLPCFLPAPSDAIGTDGRGTSCGSISSASNSIAPATTTSTFAGLFASATTSATPQSRSLRDLIGVDPTFLCLAIGAPSFPQTNASNPGSFAPPPAPHMSATALLQKAAEVGASQSSSSFLKEFGLASSSTSTPSRPPQRSIDGPTQCQLPQGRFTENSTHSKLSQGSFMDNSPPSQQHQGRPQGRFFDNSIPSNPPQGRFCHNSPPSNLPQGRFLGNSSPSNLPQGRFLGNSPPSDLPQGRFFGNSPPSNLSQGRFVEYSPSSKLMPGQFISNPTLAKLPQGRYIDSSPLPNLPQGGYVDSSPPSKVPQGGYVDSSPPSKVPHGRYIDNSPPCKQSQGMFVDNSAQQWHHRSNQLMDMEPRPMLSGSLGLGLAYNGANPGLPDLMMGQSPLFGPKPATLDFLGLGIGGTMGGSTANGGLPALMVGGELDMGSVQAPWEEAKRNTNGRTIL; encoded by the exons ATGGTGGATAAGGGGGAGCTGAGGAAGGCGGGCGAGCTCATGGGAACGGCTGCGGCGCCAGATCGAGCGGAGATGCCGCCCAATCCGAcggagccgccggcgccggcgccggccaagaagaagaggaacctCCCGGGGACGCCAG ACCCGGACGCGGAGGTGATCGCGCTGTCTCCGGGGACGCTCATGGCCACCAACCGGTTCGTGTGCGAGGTGTGCGGCAAGGGATTCCAGCGAGACCAGAACCTGCAGCTGCACCGCCGGGGCCACAACCTGCCGTGGCGGCTGCGGCAGCGCGGGCccggggcggcgccgccgcgccggaggGTCTACGTCTGCCCGGAGCCTGGCTGCGTGCACCACTCGCCGGCCCGCGCGCTCGGGGACCTCACGGGCATCAAGAAGCACTTCTGCCGCAAGCACGGCGAGAAGCGGTGGGCCTGCCCGCGCTGCGGCAAGCGCTACGCCGTCCAGGCCGACCTCAAGGCCCATGCCAAGACCTGCGGCACCCGCGAGTACCGCTGCGACTGCGGCACCCTCTTCACCAG GAGGGACAGTTTCGTGACTCATCGCGCCTTCTGCGGCGCCCTCGTCGAGGAGACCGGCAGAGCTCTCACTGTTCCGGCACCGCCTTCACCTCGGCCTCCTGATTTGGTGGAGGTTGAGGAGAATGTGGTCaaggacaaggagaagggGGAAGAGAATGTGGACCGGGACAAGGAGACTGAGGAtgaggagaaggggggagaaGAGGATAATGGTACTTCTGCTGTGGCCGAGGTGGACGAGCCTCAGTGCGTCGAGGCAGCGACGGAGGAGCCCCAGCGCAGTCCATCGCCACCATCTCCACCACCACAGGAGCAGCAGCCAGTGGCAGTGGTGCCAAATGTGGATG AGACAGAGGTGGTTGCTGAGTCAATTATGGATGTCaagcaagaggaggaagacaaggGAGATGAAGATGTTTGCTTCCATGAAGCTGATCAATACGATGGCACTGAGCTAGAGGACTCCAACCTGCCAGATAAAGATAATGATACCCCGATGCTTCCTTGCTTTCTGCCTGCACCCTCGGATGCCATTGGTACAGATGGTCGTGGCACGAGTTGTGGCTCAATCAGCAGTGCTTCCAATTCCATTGCACCAGCAACAACGACTAGCACATTTGCTGGGCTGTTTGCATCAGCCACGACAAGCGCCACTCCCCAGAGTAGATCGCTGCGTGATCTTATTGGTGTCGATCCCACCTTCCTTTGCCTTGCGATTGGTGCACCGTCGTTCCCTCAAACAAATGCAAGCAACCCTGGCTCCTTTGCTCCACCTCCAGCACCGCACATGTCCGCAACTGCACTCTTGCAGAAGGCTGCTGAGGTTGGAGCTTCTCAGTCAAGCTCGTCTTTCTTGAAGGAATTTGGGCTTGCAAGTTCCTCCACATCAACCCCATCCAGGCCACCTCAAAGGTCTATAGATGGCCCAACACAATGCCAGCTACCTCAAGGGAGGTTCACCGAAAACTCGACACATTCCAAGCTATCTCAAGGGAGTTTCATGGATAACTCGCCACCATCCCAACAACATCAAGGAAGACCTCAAGGAAGGTTCTTCGATAACTCGATACCATCCAATCCACCTCAAGGAAGGTTCTGCCATAATTCGCCACCATCTAATCTGCCGCAAGGAAGGTTCTTGGGTAACTCATCACCATCTAATCTACCTCAAGGAAGGTTCTTGGGTAACTCACCACCATCTGATCTACCTCAAGGAAGGTTCTTCGGTAACTCGCCACCATCAAATCTGTCTCAAGGAAgatttgttgaatattcaccGTCATCCAAGTTAATGCCAGGACAGTTCATCAGTAACCCCACACTAGCCAAGCTGCCTCAAGGAAGGTACATCGATAGCTCGCCACTACCCAACCTGCCGCAAGGAGGGTATGTCGATAGCTCGCCACCATCCAAGGTGCCGCAAGGAGGGTATGTCGATAGCTCGCCACCATCCAAGGTGCCACATGGAAGGTACATCGATAACTCGCCACCATGCAAGCAATCACAAGGCATGTTCGTTGATAACAGTGCACAGCAGTGGCACCACCGGAGTAATCAGCTAATGGATATGGAGCCCAGGCCAATGCTGTCTGGCAGTCTTGGCCTTGGCCTCGCGTACAACGGTGCAAATCCAGGGTTGCCAGATTTGATGATGGGGCAATCACCACTGTTCGGTCCCAAGCCTGCTACTCTGGACTTTCTTGGGCTTGGTATCGGAGGGACCATGGGCGGCTCCACGGCCAATGGTGGCCTCCCGGCATTGATGGTTGGAGGAGAGCTGGACATGGGGTCTGTGCAGGCTCCATGGGAGGAGGCCAAGAGGAATACCAACGGCCGTACAATCCTGTga
- the LOC100840095 gene encoding uncharacterized protein LOC100840095 isoform X1, producing MESDESNSVAGGKTQEISVPPVEGVAGGGTSYGWVDGGLQGSSLGTSVIDPAKVHSTDLLHVWSMPSTANVSQQEAPRPLEHVNLLAARNERESFQIALRPKVSWISSGIAGPVQIQCTDLCSSSGDRLVVGQSVTLRRVVPMLGVPDALVPIDPLCPQINLLPGETSAIWVSLNVPCGQQPGLYEGEIFITATRAETDSRAESLPKSERYQLYRELRTCLDITESRDCSTPEEMVQRLTSTSTTLKRMLVLPAFQDCQENNGLGDMMDEDVMNNVAVRVKLSLTVWDFTLPLTPSLPAVFGISETVIEDRFCLEHGTKGWYDALDDHFRWLLQYRISPFFCRWGDSMRILAYTCPWPADHPKAKEYYSDPRLAAYAVPYAPILSCTDAARNSLRREVDILKTEAHWSKAYFYLWDEPLNMEQYEVIRNISNELRTYTPDVRILTTYYAGPSGSELAPSTFEAFAKVPNVLRPHTQIFCTSEWVLGTREDLVKDIIAELRPELGEEWWTYVCLGPTDPQPNWHLGMRGTQHRAVMWRVWKEGGTGFLYWGTNCYEKAMIPSAEICFRRGLPPGDGVLFYPGEVFSSSHEPVASLRLERILSGMQDIEYLNLYSSKYGREEGLALLDKTGVYLGPDRYAHDHGPIDAMRGEVYRTCSS from the exons atggaATCCGACGAGTCCAACTCCGTCGCAG GAGGTAAGACACAAGAAATTTCTGTACCACCTGTGGAAGGTGTAGCTGGAGGCGGGACTAGTTATGGCTGGGTGGATGGAGGCTTACAGGGGTCAAGCCTCGGTACCAGTGTGATTGACCCTGCAAAAGTACACTCAACAGATCTTTTGCATGTGTGGTCTATGCCCAGCACAGCAAATGTTAGCCAGCAAGAAGCACCTCGACCTCTAGAACAT GTTAACCTTTTGGCAGCAAGAAATGAAAGGGAAAGTTTTCAAATTGCTTTACGTCCAAAGGTTTCATGGATCAGTTCAGGCATCGCAGGGCCTGTGCAGATTCAGTGCACTGATCTATGTTCATCCTCTGGAGACAG GTTAGTGGTTGGTCAATCTGTAACGTTGCGACGTGTGGTGCCTATGTTAGGTGTGCCAGATGCTCTTGTGCCTATTGATCCACTGTGCCCGCAAATAAACCTACTTCCAGG GGAGACATCTGCAATATGGGTCTCATTAAATGTTCCTTGTGGACAGCAGCCTGGTCTTTATGAGGGTGAAATATTCATTACTGCTACAAGGGCAGAAACAGA TTCCAGGGCAGAATCATTACCAAAATCTGAGAGATACCAGCTGTATAGAGAATTGAGAACTTGTCTTGACATCACTGAATCCAGAGACTGCTCAACGCCAGAGGAAATG GTACAAAGACTAACATCAACTTCAACCACACTGAAGAGGATGTTAGTCCTTCCAGCATTCCAGGACTGCCAAGAGAACAATGGATTAGGAGACATGATGGATGAAGATGTTATGAACAATGTCGCAGTTCGTGTGAAGTTAAGCCTGACTGTTTGGGATTTCACTCTCCCACTGACACCTTCTTTACCTGCTGTTTTTGGT ATATCTGAAACTGTCATTGAAGATCGGTTCTGCTTGGAGCATGGTACCAAAGGATGGTATGATGCACTAGATGATCACTTCAGGTGGCTCCTCCAGTACAGAATTAGTCCATTTTTCTGCAGATGGGGCGATAGCATGCGCATTCTTGCATACACATGCCCTTGGCCTG CTGATCATCCAAAGGCCAAGGAATACTACTCTGATCCAAGACTCGCAGCATATGCTGTACCCTACGCGCCAATCCTATCATG TACTGATGCAGCAAGAAATTCCCTGCGAAGAGAAGTTGATATCTTGAAAACGGAGGCTCATTGGTCAAAAGCTTACTTCTACTTGTGGGATGAG CCATTGAATATGGAACAATACGAAGTGATCCGCAACATCTCTAATGAATTACGGACATACACACCTGATGTCCGTATCTTAACGACATACTATGCTG GTCCAAGTGGTTCTGAACTGGCTCCCTCTACCTTTGAGGCTTTTGCAAAAGTTCCAAATGTTCTGCGCCCACATACGCAAATCTTTTGCACTAG CGAATGGGTTCTTGGTACAAGAGAGGACTTAGTGAAGGATATTATTGCCGAACTGCGACCGGAGCTTGGTGAA GAGTGGTGGACATATGTTTGTTTGGGCCCTACTGACCCGCAACCAAATTGGCATCTTGGGATGCGTGGAACCCAGCATCGGGCAGTGATGTGGAGAGTGTGGAAGGAGGGTGGCACGGGATTTCTCTATTGGGGTACCAACTGCTATGAGAAGGCTATGATTCCAAGTGCTGAG ATCTGTTTCCGACGTGGCCTTCCTCCAGGTGACGGAGTTCTTTTTTATCCTGGCGAAGTGTTTTCCTCCTCACATGAACCAGTTGCGTCCCTCAGGCTAGAGCGCATTCTCAGTGGCATGcag GACATTGAATACTTGAACCTTTATTCTTCAAAGTATGGCAGAGAGGAAGGCTTGGCTCTCCTCGACAAGACTGGTGTGTACCTTGGCCCGGATCGCTACGCACATGATCATGGACCAATCGATGCGATGCGTGGCGAGGTATACCGCACTTGCAGCTCTTAG
- the LOC100840095 gene encoding uncharacterized protein LOC100840095 isoform X2, with protein sequence MKGKVFKLLYVQRFHGSVQASQGLCRFSALIYVHPLETGVPDALVPIDPLCPQINLLPGETSAIWVSLNVPCGQQPGLYEGEIFITATRAETDSRAESLPKSERYQLYRELRTCLDITESRDCSTPEEMVQRLTSTSTTLKRMLVLPAFQDCQENNGLGDMMDEDVMNNVAVRVKLSLTVWDFTLPLTPSLPAVFGISETVIEDRFCLEHGTKGWYDALDDHFRWLLQYRISPFFCRWGDSMRILAYTCPWPADHPKAKEYYSDPRLAAYAVPYAPILSCTDAARNSLRREVDILKTEAHWSKAYFYLWDEPLNMEQYEVIRNISNELRTYTPDVRILTTYYAGPSGSELAPSTFEAFAKVPNVLRPHTQIFCTSEWVLGTREDLVKDIIAELRPELGEEWWTYVCLGPTDPQPNWHLGMRGTQHRAVMWRVWKEGGTGFLYWGTNCYEKAMIPSAEICFRRGLPPGDGVLFYPGEVFSSSHEPVASLRLERILSGMQDIEYLNLYSSKYGREEGLALLDKTGVYLGPDRYAHDHGPIDAMRGEVYRTCSS encoded by the exons ATGAAAGGGAAAGTTTTCAAATTGCTTTACGTCCAAAGGTTTCATGGATCAGTTCAGGCATCGCAGGGCCTGTGCAGATTCAGTGCACTGATCTATGTTCATCCTCTGGAGACAG GTGTGCCAGATGCTCTTGTGCCTATTGATCCACTGTGCCCGCAAATAAACCTACTTCCAGG GGAGACATCTGCAATATGGGTCTCATTAAATGTTCCTTGTGGACAGCAGCCTGGTCTTTATGAGGGTGAAATATTCATTACTGCTACAAGGGCAGAAACAGA TTCCAGGGCAGAATCATTACCAAAATCTGAGAGATACCAGCTGTATAGAGAATTGAGAACTTGTCTTGACATCACTGAATCCAGAGACTGCTCAACGCCAGAGGAAATG GTACAAAGACTAACATCAACTTCAACCACACTGAAGAGGATGTTAGTCCTTCCAGCATTCCAGGACTGCCAAGAGAACAATGGATTAGGAGACATGATGGATGAAGATGTTATGAACAATGTCGCAGTTCGTGTGAAGTTAAGCCTGACTGTTTGGGATTTCACTCTCCCACTGACACCTTCTTTACCTGCTGTTTTTGGT ATATCTGAAACTGTCATTGAAGATCGGTTCTGCTTGGAGCATGGTACCAAAGGATGGTATGATGCACTAGATGATCACTTCAGGTGGCTCCTCCAGTACAGAATTAGTCCATTTTTCTGCAGATGGGGCGATAGCATGCGCATTCTTGCATACACATGCCCTTGGCCTG CTGATCATCCAAAGGCCAAGGAATACTACTCTGATCCAAGACTCGCAGCATATGCTGTACCCTACGCGCCAATCCTATCATG TACTGATGCAGCAAGAAATTCCCTGCGAAGAGAAGTTGATATCTTGAAAACGGAGGCTCATTGGTCAAAAGCTTACTTCTACTTGTGGGATGAG CCATTGAATATGGAACAATACGAAGTGATCCGCAACATCTCTAATGAATTACGGACATACACACCTGATGTCCGTATCTTAACGACATACTATGCTG GTCCAAGTGGTTCTGAACTGGCTCCCTCTACCTTTGAGGCTTTTGCAAAAGTTCCAAATGTTCTGCGCCCACATACGCAAATCTTTTGCACTAG CGAATGGGTTCTTGGTACAAGAGAGGACTTAGTGAAGGATATTATTGCCGAACTGCGACCGGAGCTTGGTGAA GAGTGGTGGACATATGTTTGTTTGGGCCCTACTGACCCGCAACCAAATTGGCATCTTGGGATGCGTGGAACCCAGCATCGGGCAGTGATGTGGAGAGTGTGGAAGGAGGGTGGCACGGGATTTCTCTATTGGGGTACCAACTGCTATGAGAAGGCTATGATTCCAAGTGCTGAG ATCTGTTTCCGACGTGGCCTTCCTCCAGGTGACGGAGTTCTTTTTTATCCTGGCGAAGTGTTTTCCTCCTCACATGAACCAGTTGCGTCCCTCAGGCTAGAGCGCATTCTCAGTGGCATGcag GACATTGAATACTTGAACCTTTATTCTTCAAAGTATGGCAGAGAGGAAGGCTTGGCTCTCCTCGACAAGACTGGTGTGTACCTTGGCCCGGATCGCTACGCACATGATCATGGACCAATCGATGCGATGCGTGGCGAGGTATACCGCACTTGCAGCTCTTAG